TGAAATAAATAATCTAAAAAGACTTGCTTTGCCTAATCCAAAAGGAACAACATACGGAAAGGCAGCAGCAGAAGCATTTAAAAATTTACATTTACATCCTAAAACGGTTGTTGTTTCTTTAATGCCCCAGGGTATAAATTATTTAAAAATCTCACAATGTGACGGTGCGGTTGCAAATAAAACACAGGAAGTTTTATTAAAAAAAAGATATTACGCCCTGGAGATACCTCAAGAATATTACAATCCTATTGTGATAGGTTTTTGTGTATTGCATAAAAACCGTGGAGCCGAAGATTTTATAAAGTTTTTAACATCTCCTGAAATTGAAAGATATCTGCAAGGATACGGCATATGAGTAAAGAAGCTGTTTTTTCATTAATTCTTACATTAAAACTACTTTGTGCCGATGTGATACTGCTGATCATATTTGGTACTATGCTGGTATACTATTTAATGGAAGAAAACAGTTATATCAAAAAAACAGTTTATATGTTTATAGACCTTCCCCTTCTTTTTCCTCCGATAGCTACAGGGTTTTTGCTTCTTTGGCTTTTTAGGGACAACGGATACATTGGCAATATATTAAGCAAAATAAATATTCATATTATATTCGGATTTTGGGGGTTGGTATTAGCCGGATTTGTAGCTTCCGTGTCTTTATTTATCAAGCCTCTTATAGCTTCAATAAGACAGTATCCTAAAAACATAATAGAAGCTTCTTATATGTCCGGTAAAAGTAAATTTAAAACATTTGTATTTATTATTATGCCGAGCATGAAAAAAGTGTTTATAGTTTCTTTTATTTTAAGTGTTTCAAGAATTTTTGGAGAAGTAGGTATCAGTTTGATGCTTGGAGGAAATATTCCATTTAAAACCAATACGATTTCAATTGAAATTTTTTCAGCAGTTTTTAACGGAGATATTGATACGGCTATGTATTTGAGTTTGATTATGTTTGCCGTATCTTTTATATTGTTTATTTTTTTAAAATATATAGAAAATAATATCAAACATGATTTATTCTAACAGTTTTATAGCAATTTCAGTCAGTTTGTTACGGTAGATCTTTTTAAGATCCACCCATGCAAGCGCTACGTGAGGCAATACCTGCTGGAGTCTGAAAAGACCGCTGTCCTGTTTGTCTATGGTTGAATATGTCTGGTGCAGATCCCCAAGCAAAAACAGCTTACTTCCTTCGCTCATACGTGAGAGAATCATACTCATATACTCCCTTGTTACAAGCTGCGATTCGTCCACTATTAAAACTTCGTCTTCCAAAATGGAAACACCCTGAATCATATTAAGAGGGATTATTTCAAATTTTTCAAAGAAAAGCTGGCTTTTTATGCTGTCGTAGCTTTGGCCTTTAAGGTCTCTGTAGAGGTAATTAAGGGCACTCAGGAAACCTCCCGCCCATTCAAGCATTTTTTCGTCTTTGCTTCCGGGAAGAAATCCTATGTCATAATCGCTGCTGATTCCTATAGGCGGTCTGGTAATAAATATTTTCTTTTTGGTAAGACTCAAAGCCGTAGCGGTTGCAAGCAGGGTTTTTCCGCTTCCGAACCTACCGGTAATAAGTGTGGCGGGAGCTTCGTTCATGGCGTAAACCGCGCATTTTTGGTAAATATCGAGAGGCTCAAAAACTTTGGCGTTTTTGATTCTGATTTTGGAAGTTTGAGGGATGTTGTCAATTCTCTCAATGCCTTTATAAGGGTTATAGCAGTATGCCAGATCCCTTTCGTTCATTTCATCGTATGTGATGATAAAATCCCAATACTGAAGTTCGTAGTTGTGTTTTTGTCTGATGTATTCGATTATCTCTTTGGCGGGTTTAATGCCTATAAAGTGTCCGTATTCGAAAATTTTGTCTTCTATTAAAATATTTAACTCCTTATTTCATTTTCATTGAGAAATCTTTGAAAGTGGCCTGATGGATTATAGCTCCGCTGCTTACGGCGTCAATTCCGGTTTGTACGTAGTTTTTGATATTCTCAAGCGTTACGTTGCCGCTGGCTTCAAGGAATACTCCTTTAAAGTTTTCGTTTCTAAATTCCACCACCTCTTTGATTTCATCAAAGCTCATATTGTCACACATTACGATATCCGCACCGGCTCTCATGGCGTCTTTTGCCATTTGTACGGTTTCAGCTTCTATTTCTATTTTTGTGGTGAAAGGGATGTTTTCCCTTGCGATTTTTACAGCTTCTTCGATTGAGTTAAAAAGTGCGAGGTGCGTATCTTTCAGCATCAGACAGTCGTCAAGTCCGAGTCTGTGATTGGTAACCCCTCCGCAAAACGCCGCATATTTTTCAAAAATTCTAAGTCCCGGTCTTGTTTTTCTTGTATCGAGAATTTTAAGTTTTCCTTCTGTCAGTTTTACAAATTCATATGCGTTGCTGGCTATTCCACTTGCGTGCTGCAGGATATTGAGCATGGTTCTTTCGATTGAGAGCAGATCTTTTGCGTTACCGTATATTTCAAGGATAATATCCCCTTCTTTATATAAATCGCCGTCTTGGAAGTTAAAGTCAAATTTTACATCCGCAAGGTCCGAAAAGTGTTTAATATACTCAATCCCAGCTACGACACCGCTGCTTTTCGCCCTGATAAAGGCTTTTGCGTTTTTGTTAATCAGTCTTCTTGCAAGATCGCCTCTTCCGATATCTTCGTTTAGAGCGTTTTTTAAAAAATCGATTATCTGATGTTTCATGAGCATAAATTCTCCTTGTTATTATGGTACAAAGGATGAAAAAAAGAAAGGAATAAAAAAAGAAAATTTCGTATTTTGTAATTTTTTAAATTCTCAATTTTCAATTCTCAATTCTCCATTTAAGAGAGTTTCATCATTCTCTCAAGTGCTATTTTTGCGTTTTTAGCAATTTCGGGATCAACTTCGATTTTATTGTAATCTTTTCCTTCATCTATGGCTTTTAATAGTTTATACAGCTCTTCCAGAGTCGTTTCGTTCATTGAAGGACATTCCGGTTTTGTTGAGCTGAGTACGTAAATATTCGGGTTTATTTCGTTTTTCATTCTGTTTACGAAATTAAATTCAGTCCCGATAGCCATAGGGGTTGTCGGGTTTTCTTTTACATAATTCAAAATTTGAGACGTGCTTCCCGCAAAGTCGGCGAGTTTTACCACTTCAGGGGAACATTCCGGGTGTACAACAATTTTGATATCAGGGAATCTCTCTTTGTAAAATTCCACGTGTTCTGGCATAAAGAGCTGATGAACGCTGCAGTGCCCGTCAAAACATATCATAGTGGCGTTTTGCCAGTTTTCTTCACCGATTATTGCTGATGTTATGCCGAGTTTGGTTGCAATGTTTCTTCCGAGGTTTTTATCGGGCAGGAAAAAGATCTTTTTGTTTTGTTTCAGAGCCCATTCGATGATTTTCTGTGCGTTTGAGCTTGTACATGTAAGTCCGCCGTTTTGGGCGACTATGGCTTTTGTTTTGGCGGTTGAGTTGATATATGTGATAGGAAGAAAATCTATATTGTTTTGTTTTAAAAGATCTATGTTGTTTTGAACTTTAATCTCCTCAGCCATTCTTGCCATAGAGCAGTCCGCAAGGCGCGGCATATATACGTCAATTTCAGGATTTAGTATTTTTGCGCTCTCACCCATAAATTTTACACCGCAAAATATTAGCGGGTTTTTAAGTGAACTTGTTTTTTTGGCAAGTTCCAGACTGTCGCCTGTTAAATCTGCAAGTTCGAATATTTCGTCTTTTTCATAGTA
This genomic interval from Nautilia profundicola AmH contains the following:
- a CDS encoding molybdate ABC transporter substrate-binding protein, translating into MKALSLVMLCFMYLFGEIYVGIPGGYKDVFVKMINKYNSTHNIKVTALYGPMGVLMAQAKLNNLDVILGDREKLQKNGFKNFVKLGYGKLVILTKEKLKSVNEINNLKRLALPNPKGTTYGKAAAEAFKNLHLHPKTVVVSLMPQGINYLKISQCDGAVANKTQEVLLKKRYYALEIPQEYYNPIVIGFCVLHKNRGAEDFIKFLTSPEIERYLQGYGI
- a CDS encoding molybdate ABC transporter permease subunit, giving the protein MSKEAVFSLILTLKLLCADVILLIIFGTMLVYYLMEENSYIKKTVYMFIDLPLLFPPIATGFLLLWLFRDNGYIGNILSKINIHIIFGFWGLVLAGFVASVSLFIKPLIASIRQYPKNIIEASYMSGKSKFKTFVFIIMPSMKKVFIVSFILSVSRIFGEVGISLMLGGNIPFKTNTISIEIFSAVFNGDIDTAMYLSLIMFAVSFILFIFLKYIENNIKHDLF
- a CDS encoding PhoH family protein encodes the protein MNERDLAYCYNPYKGIERIDNIPQTSKIRIKNAKVFEPLDIYQKCAVYAMNEAPATLITGRFGSGKTLLATATALSLTKKKIFITRPPIGISSDYDIGFLPGSKDEKMLEWAGGFLSALNYLYRDLKGQSYDSIKSQLFFEKFEIIPLNMIQGVSILEDEVLIVDESQLVTREYMSMILSRMSEGSKLFLLGDLHQTYSTIDKQDSGLFRLQQVLPHVALAWVDLKKIYRNKLTEIAIKLLE
- the nadC gene encoding carboxylating nicotinate-nucleotide diphosphorylase, with product MKHQIIDFLKNALNEDIGRGDLARRLINKNAKAFIRAKSSGVVAGIEYIKHFSDLADVKFDFNFQDGDLYKEGDIILEIYGNAKDLLSIERTMLNILQHASGIASNAYEFVKLTEGKLKILDTRKTRPGLRIFEKYAAFCGGVTNHRLGLDDCLMLKDTHLALFNSIEEAVKIARENIPFTTKIEIEAETVQMAKDAMRAGADIVMCDNMSFDEIKEVVEFRNENFKGVFLEASGNVTLENIKNYVQTGIDAVSSGAIIHQATFKDFSMKMK
- the nadA gene encoding quinolinate synthase NadA; this encodes MINEIKNLIKKHNITIAAHYYEKDEIFELADLTGDSLELAKKTSSLKNPLIFCGVKFMGESAKILNPEIDVYMPRLADCSMARMAEEIKVQNNIDLLKQNNIDFLPITYINSTAKTKAIVAQNGGLTCTSSNAQKIIEWALKQNKKIFFLPDKNLGRNIATKLGITSAIIGEENWQNATMICFDGHCSVHQLFMPEHVEFYKERFPDIKIVVHPECSPEVVKLADFAGSTSQILNYVKENPTTPMAIGTEFNFVNRMKNEINPNIYVLSSTKPECPSMNETTLEELYKLLKAIDEGKDYNKIEVDPEIAKNAKIALERMMKLS